The DNA segment CAAGATTTCCCTTTCTTTCTCTTCTGCTAAGTGCTTACAGATCTCTCCCCCGCCTGCTCGCAAGCTTGCGCGTTGGGCGTTcagttttattgattttattttattgtttttttCTTCAGAGGCAAGCGAGAATGTCTGCGTCAGGCAATAAGAACGGACCGATGGAATGATAACAGACATAATGCCGTTAATTACTCAAATACCCAACGAGAGTTTGGATTGGGTCGACTCACAAGAAAAAATTGGGCTCAAATGGTCCAATCTCACTgtcttatttcatttttctttttaagaTTTGTATTCATTATTTTaagtaataatttaataaatttttaaaattaaaaaatatttattaatatcaaaataattttttataaaaatattaattatttcattaatatttattctaATTCTTAAGCTccatctatttttaaaaaaaatattttactttattatttatttagCATTTGagacatttaaaaaaataaatcaataaaaaaatttttagataaaaaaataaattattttttattttttaaattttaataattttattaaaatataaaaatatttatatatacatcattaatttaacattataactaaataataaaaaatgtctcaaaaatatttttttataaaatattttttataaaaaaatattttttcttaaattctttttttttacaaaaaataaCTTGTATGtaaaaaaatactttttataaaaaaatcttttaaaaattattttttattatttaattataatattaaattaattatatatatttatttcatgtaaatataaatattttttacattttaataaaattatcaaaatttataaaatgaaaaataactttcattttgaaaaaaaaaatatatttttcttaaaaataatttaattttctctttaattaaaaaaatatttttgattGATCAATTTTTCTAATTCCCCAAATGTTTAAAAgtacaaaaaaatattttccaagaaaatatttttcttgaaacaaatgaaaagattattaatttttatattctatatttcttatttttttaataatttcatttcattataaCAATTCAAGCAtgtatttaaaaaagaaaaaataaagcatgaatcttaaaaaaaataataaacaaaaATTGAAAGTTAAACTAAAACTATAAATAAATTGTCATCATTCAACTGGTAAGTGATGAAGTCTCCAATTTCTAGCCCTAACTTTAACAACAACCAGACTTAAAACCTTTCATGTGTCTAGAAGATGTCAGTTACAAATCGATAACAACTAAATCTTAATTCTAAACAATTAGTATTTTCATCATTCAACTCTGCTTAAAACTAAATCCCTATCAGTATCCAAAATGATTATCAAGGAACTCTGAAAATAATTGAACACAATTAACCAGAAAAGCACAAACATATTTATATACAACTGGGAAtaataagaagaaaatgaaaaatgaacTGAATTGAAAACAATACAAGTCACAGTTTATACGGGTATTAATCAGTCTCCCTGCAAAGTAAGAATTCCTGCTTCAGATTATTTCTCGCAAACTATATCTTACCCTAAGGATAAAATATGTAGCCTTGATTCGGTACCGTTTACCCTTGGACTTCAAGTATTTATTTTTCACCATTGACCTTCCTGTTTGAGGAATTGAACCTGGCTCTCATAAAATCCATCTATTTCTTGGCATCCAATTAAAGCCACTCTATTTACAAAGAACTAAAGCATATTATCAATGATTTATTGCCATCAGGCACTTTTTATTCTGCCCCTTGTAAGCAATAGATACCTTCTGATTGCAAGTATGAGAACCCAAGTACTTCTGGTAATTTTCTCTTTGATCATCAAAAGCAATGCTGAGCTCAGTACAGTCTTCAAGATCTGGGCTTGCAATCCCTTGAAAAATCCCAAAAATCCTTCTCTTCTCCATATCGCACACACAACTGCAGGCACTGTTTTACTGGATTCCGGTTGACCTTTCTTGTTTTCATCATCATCTGAATCTGCTGCTTGAATCATCACCTTACACCTGTATGGACAACACATCTCAATTTTgctttataaaaaaatttcaaacCCCAGTTTAAGATGATAGCCACCCACCTGATTGCAGGATATGTAATGAAGGTGGCAGCACTCTTTGAAATTGCACCCAGAACAAAAGCTGCGAAGGCAGAAAGGGCTTCAACAGAGGAACCCTTGTCTGCAGCATCTTCCTTTCCCTTGAGAACTCTTTCTTTGAGTTGATCAAACACTGTATACTGCATTACGTAAAAATTCTGGCCTCAGCTTGGCTCGTCtcttaaataaaatataacctcAAAATGGAGATTTTTGAAGCAAAGTTTGTCATGGTTTAGAGCAAGAAGTCCAAGTTCAATACCTGAATTGAAGGATTTGAGGTCAGCAAAAGAGAGATGCCAAGGCCATCAAATGCATCACTCCAAGTGCCCTCAGTCAAAGTCTGCCAAAGTCCTTTTGATTTGCCAAAGGCACTTGTCTGCATCCTTGAGGAGGCCGTATCTAAGGGCTACCAAGTGATATAGACACAATGAAATATTAAACTTTAACATACAATATGCATGGAAAGAAAAAAGAAGGAATTAAAGAAGAGAAGAGGACAAAAATGACTCTAAAcagaaaaataagaaaagaaaacagATACCACTTAACAATTGATATAATTCCAGAATTTATTAGTCTTTGCAATATTGCTACCACCATTAAATCACAAGTAAGGAATATGCTAAAACTGTGATTCACAAATCACAATTACATAGAAGCCGATACCACAAtctttttttcataaaattaatgaGATTTGCAATTATAAGATTTGTGCTTCACATGCCCAGGATATCATATTCTGATAGTGAAGGGTCAGTAAGATTTGAAATTCACTTGCTATTGCAAATCCACTAAGGAAAGTAAGATTTGAAATTCACTTGCTATTGCAAATCCACTAAGGAAAGTAAGATTTGAAATTCACTTGCTATTGCAAATCCACTAAGGAAAGTTCAAAAGCATTTGCTTGCATATCATGAAATCAGAAGTTCCAAAATCCATTTGCAAAATTGGACGTGCATAATTTTTTTAAGACAGAAGTTACAGCATTAAACATTTTGTATTGTGTTCAAGAAATGACAGCTTGACTTGAAAAATGATGGTTAATGACTCACCTGAGTCACGATGGCAGTGCAAGCACCAGCAGCAGCAGCAATAATCAAGTTGGCTTTCATTCCAATACTTTTGAAACCACTTTTTTCCAGATATAGCCTTTTAAAGTAGCTGTACCCATAGAAGTAGACAAACTGTGAAATGAAAGACTGCAGATTTTTGGTCCCTAAGCCTTGATACAGTGAAAGAATTTGCCCATTGGATAGCGCTTCCCATAAAACATCAGAAAGGTGCCTACATGAGCCACAAAATTATAAACTATTAAACAGTAAGCCTTGCAACGAGTTGCTCATTAACTTAAAATCTGCTCTTAAGCGTTGCACTTGGCCTAAAATTTAAGCTATAAACCACCTTGGAGGTTGTAGAAGTTATGAATGATCCACAACAATAAGGTCCAAGGTCTATACAACAAACATCAAACTCACGCCCATCAATGGGGgggaaaaaagagagagagagggatgaagaagaagaagaagaagatggttcaaccaaaggaaaaaagaaaatagaaagaaaattgaGTGGCACAGACACCACAGAGATAGAATAAGATTTCATCTGATAATGCAAATCTAGTTTCAGCTCAGTTCATCCAAAAGGTTTCATTAGCAAGCAATCATTTTATAAGACATTTCCATCCTTACATTCCATCTATTCCCTTTGAATAGTTCTGAAAAAGTAATCaataaaagaggaagaaaaaaaaaattctaaaagcaTCCGACTGAGAAATCACAATGTTTACTTTATTCAATCTCGTGGACGGTTGACTCTGCAAGTAGTTTTTAGAATTCAATTATAATGCCCAAAGCTGTCAAACACCTTGAGTCATTACATACTTAACCCACCAAAAATCATAAGGGTATTGCCACACCCAATCAGAACACAACCCATACTCGAAGAATATAGTTTTTCGGGGAAAACAAATTCCTGATAAACAACTATAATTGTAGCCTATGTCAAGTCAGTCTTGGATTTACATCAGTAATCTATCAAGCATACCTAGAACCTCAACGGAAATAGAGATATCCAGCTAAAAGCAACAAAATAGGCACACATGCAAAATAGATTCAATTCAAAAGTAAGTAATCAAGCGAACTCCACAGTCCATAGGTTAAAACTGTCTACGTCACAACCTAAAAACTCACAGAATTTGAATCTAGCAAATTGAAATGATCAATGGATCATGATCACGCAACAGAATTACGCATACCcagatcaaaaaaaaaaaaaactatgataAGAAAAACGAGCATAAACGCGCGAAAAAGAGAGATGGGTTAACCTGTATTTTCGCTGGCCATGAGCACGAACCTCGGCTTGATACTTGGTCTTACATGTATCAAGAGGGTACAAGATCGTCGTACTGAGCAAGGAGCCAATGGCACCAGAGGTTGCCTCTGAAAGAGATTCAAGATCAACACCCATGTCTCCAAATATTATAAGCAAGCTCAAGCCTTTTCAAAATCAGAGATTGAGGTAGGGATCActtaaaaaattagattaatgTTGATTATAATAATAGTCGAGAGAAAAAGAAAGGGAGGCAGCCAGAAACAGAGAAAATGAAACGAGCAGGTATGGGAAAATGATGGAAACAATATGCATTCGTTGGCGTTTTCTTGGTAGTCGAAGAAACATGATGTTAAGTGAATTAACGGCGATTGACTGTGGGATTTGACGGAATACACTAAGAGCTCGTGTTTCTGGCTTAATTTCACCCAAAATACCTCAACTTAGAGATTCaacttcttaaattttttaagaaataaaaaataaaaaaatttagttataaatttaatttttaaattaaaataaatttaaattagaacttctaaattaatttaaataaatagttaaaataaattaaataaaatttctccaataaataaaaaattaaattaaacattttatcataaaataaataaataaatgtatcTATTTACagttattttatttctatttttttatttatactttatTTTTTCCATTTAATAGATCAAACACTATTAATTcatctaaaaataattattgaaaaaaataaattttattctatagaaaaatgaaaatataatagaaattttaaaaacaaaataacCGTAAAAAGGTTAAAATGATAGCAGTCCTTTTATTGGGGTGATATTGGACCTCTACATGGGCCTGAGATCCGTTATAGCCCAATCCATaactaaaagaaaaattaaatttgatcgagAAATTCTATGTATGGCCTAATTACAGCTTattttcaatatttcaaattttatttaattatatttaacccTTTTAGTAGTTTGATCTCAATTTCAAAAGTCAATTATATGatggttaaaattaaaattgaaatgctTACGTGGtaactaattaaaattaaaaatactatataaTACTAAAAAAGGAGACGCTGAAAGTCCTCTCTTGCCCTTATGAATGAAAGAGCCAGTCCTACACAATGTGACCATCAAAGTTGAGCCTTTATGAACAGGTGGAGTTAAcatctcccttttttttttttaaatgtgaaTCTTCATTGATCATAAAGGCGCAAAGAGTTTTTTGGAGGATCAAACGGTTCTTAGCTGGGTTGATCTGTAATGGTGTTGGTGGGTTGTGATTGGCGTTCTTCATTCTGTTGAACCACTGTTGAAGAGCCCCCAGAAGCTAGGAAGGCTACGGCGATATTGTTTGTGATTGTCGGATCCTCCTTGCGGGTGGATAATCAAAATAGTACATGGTTTTCTTGGATTGGGTCCATTGTGCCTGATTTTGGTAGGCTAAGCTTAAGAGTTGTTGGGTTTTTTTTGTCAAGGAACTTGAACCTTGGAAGGTGAACTAGGGTTAGGTTAAGCATTTCATGTTTTTGGGCTTTGAGCCCTAAAATTGTATGACCTATGGTATAATGAAATCCTCTTTGCCTTTGAAAAACACAAAAAAAGCCTGATGTAAAGTTAACTTGCATATGAAAATTGCAAGTGAAAGATATCAGGCATAGCTTTAGTTACAAAGTTATGAGCTGCTCTGTTACACCCTCTCTTAATAAAAAGAAACTTAAGCTCAGCAAAACTCTCAGTTAGCCATAGAATATCAATAATCAAAATAGAGATTTCCAGAGGGGGGCCTCATTTAAGAAAAAGAGAGTGAGTCTCCCTCAAAACATATGCACCTAAAACTTCAGCTGTGAGCCCATCCCACTGCTTCCCTGCAAGTCAGAAATTCAGCCACTAGAAGGCTTGAAATAGCATTAAACCGCTTACAAAACCACCCCATGATGTTACTAAATGATCACGGTACACAACTGTTAAGGTAACGTCAAAGTTAACCTTTATGTTACATTTAATAAAACGTAATGAAATGCAATATAATTTATAACAATCTCATATTAAGTAGTTTATATATTATATTGTTTCGGTAATTAATGTCTATCTGAATAGTCAAATGTATAAAATCATATTTATGTCAACtaaaaaagttataaataaaaattaataaaattcacatgaaggtgaaatggaaaaaagaaaaataaagcataatcagttaaatgagcagtgatcccggtgatgggtgaccgaaccgagaagtgactgcgaaCTCAGTTACTATCCTAATTTCAtgtgggaccctatgacaccccatgtaacactcctaatttttaaatttattttttgtgggtaaatattaatattttattttatttaaattttagaaaaattatttaaaattttttgaattttagaaatcgggtttgattttatgaaaatataaaactttgatgatttttaaaaattaattttaagatcacgtggcaaaattaaaaatatatttggactctacgaatttttctgagttttctagcattttttttgaaatttttgggtctcattttcggtcccaaggcagagtaaaaatttaaaattttgtatcttaaatcGGACCAATCGAATGAACcgaaccgatcgaatcggactggccttcttcttctttttcctttctccCAACGCGTTCCcgtcccgttttctctctcctccctcctccccacgccgGGCAGCCGCCACTCAGCCCTCCTCCCCACGCCGGCGCACCACCTCAGCTTCTCCCCCTCGCCGACTGTCGCCTGAAACACCGGAAAAGGCGTGCGAAAACCACCCAGCGCACAGCGCACCATTTCAGCTTCTCGATCAAAATCCGGTCGATCTGGCCACCTTTTGGGCCGGGTCTTAGGCCAAAatacatctacacctcgagagctttccatagataccaagaacaccaaaatccatcaagcggtttgcccaatttttgtccgggaagttttcgcccatttcgactttttggttagatttctcgcaaaccgtgaacttcaatagaaaaccgagagtaccggagtgctccactcgtcgagagtttcgcggcaatataaatttcaaaatttttcgacatcgtttttcggtgggtcccacgaaacttcgtagtatttttccgagtactaaataagcttagaaaatttcgtaaaaattatgtactaacccccgtgttgtgggcttcgtgtaggtaccttcaattcacggaaattcaacAGTACTCGGGTCTATAAATTTCCAACTAGACAAACAGGCtatcgaaaaagtcttggaatttgaTCAAGATTTTGGCTATCCCACCGTTGTCAGACGTCTCGAGCGCGTCCCTAGGGTCAGAATAGGCACAGGTAAgcctgaaccttactttttcttaattatttagtacttgaatgggattaaaaatccataaaatattcgtggtaacttagaaaattataattccttttgtattagtttagtaatattgctaaggaccgcggagcaaagttttagaatttttagagcttatttgggtagtttttgcaaaaagatcaattataaggactaaactgtaattttacatattatgattgatgactgtttggatgggcccaataGGGGctttgtgatgtgattgagttgtgggtgtatggtttgtggatatagaagtgtgttttaagctcttttgcaggttgagtaggtcttaggtataggagagactctgttAGATTTTCAGaatgacttaggacatctttgttcttttcttagtttgtattgagtaaaatgtattaaataattataataaaaaattttaggtgggccgggatagccttcctcctccgcccagccaccacagtgacttcggttgagtctgtgagtaaaatattaattttgattgtaatttcgatattattatatgtttaagcatatccatacatcacttataaatatatctatgtagttaaatcaTAGGCATGATTTATATTGCACTTTTAAATTGATGAAGTGTTATggatgtttgtggtaatttggagcagtgtgcgtgcgttggcgtgcatgtgatatggtattggatatggacaggacggatagacacggcttgagagacactcgctgggacccagtcctgcggggtaggcacggcttgagagacacttactggcagagattggattaagagggctgtataggggatcagctctcatatatgtattgtttgacagtgttgggtgtgtgagtgctccaaattgcctttttgatgtgatttgtataaaatttatgatgatgttgtatttcactccacatggtgcattagttttagatagctatagagattatggttaaaattgatattttactctctgagtcgaacgctcgctcctgttcaccttatttttccagcatacaggagatttcttattgagttctaacctgcctctctccctcgcaggacatctattaatgtctgtaatgtttgtataattctgttaactcctaaaattttgcatgtgttagaaatatttatttgatttgggtttaTAATATatttgccatgttggacctgtaaacttattaaatgcatgtatatttgactggatgagggagccgagctcccatttatttttatggcatcatgattatatggagggtgagctgagctccccagatgattatatattgtgtttacaggtcggatgagtaaaaaaactccccgttgtatggtccattttatggccggactttgtccggttgaattcttaaaattgggcccaaatgggccttaaagttgggttgaggaatagttaggcttactatgggcctcgggggctttaggcgggCCCAGGTCCTactgccggtccggcccataggttgggttgtgacaccccaggcctaagGACAATTGCGAAactaatggtaatgtgaaaacctaaaaaaaaaaaggagaactagttcaaataattgaatcagagttcatGAAGTAACTTAGTGCTACTAGAAAAATTGATCAGACCGataaggggcaatttgatcaattcacctttaaaggtgactcttggccttaatatccattaaaatgtaggaaattaaaattatgaaaaaatatattaaaagtgaaaaggtgaatggaagaaaggaaaaaggaaaagaaaaaaaattcaaattaaatgctttatgacatcacctattatgtaagcatgacacaataaagatttataatttaatttaattaattatggatAATTATAAATAGGATAAAatggaaattaaaaagaaaaaaaaaatcattgtctTCTTCCTTTAAGTTGACCGTCCCTCTCTCTCCCATTCTCTCTCACACATCTTCCATTGATGAGCAATTGAAGCTCATTAAAACCCTAAATTTCCTTCATAATCCCCATAACTCCCAACACCAATTCTTAAAATTAGACCTTGGTTAAGAACGTAGaagcaaagaaaggaagaaaattgAAGAGTTGAGGAAGATTGAAAAAGCCTCAACTAAGGTAAGTCTCTctcttattttaaattgaattatacTTATAAAAATAATGTTGAGCAAGTAGAATTAACTTggaaattttgaaaaatcataCTTAGTAAGGGACTAGAGAATTTTGGCCAACTTGAAGATATTAGggtttgatggaattaaatgcgTATATAAGCTTAAATGAGTAAGTAGATGTGATTAGTATACTTGAATTACATAAATTGTGATAattggagaattagggtttatggtggttagggttttggagaaaattggggatttttgagaattattgatcaATTGATGTTTTGATGCTTAATTTTGGTCAATTAGTGTGTGTATAATTGTGACTCGATGAatggaattgaaagaattgataaTTGTTGAAGTGTTAAATTCTAGACTAATGAGTCCAGCTAGGTTAAAGGGTCATAAGTTGAATTGTATTGcttcaattagtgtgaggccaattgaagataaaattagggtcataatgctactttttttatgaagaaaccttgcccaaaaactgactataagttggtctaaaatttagttgaatccggaattggtgccctgattctgggcagaattgaccaaatgaacagtacatgttcaattggccataactttgtatagagaggttcaaatgacctgattcttaaatccatggaaagcttag comes from the Hevea brasiliensis isolate MT/VB/25A 57/8 chromosome 5, ASM3005281v1, whole genome shotgun sequence genome and includes:
- the LOC110644501 gene encoding peroxisomal adenine nucleotide carrier 1, which codes for MGVDLESLSEATSGAIGSLLSTTILYPLDTCKTKYQAEVRAHGQRKYRHLSDVLWEALSNGQILSLYQGLGTKNLQSFISQFVYFYGYSYFKRLYLEKSGFKSIGMKANLIIAAAAGACTAIVTQPLDTASSRMQTSAFGKSKGLWQTLTEGTWSDAFDGLGISLLLTSNPSIQYTVFDQLKERVLKGKEDAADKGSSVEALSAFAAFVLGAISKSAATFITYPAIRCKVMIQAADSDDDENKKGQPESSKTVPAVVCAIWRREGFLGFFKGLQAQILKTVLSSALLLMIKEKITRSTWVLILAIRRYLLLTRGRIKSA